One segment of Deinococcus arcticus DNA contains the following:
- a CDS encoding response regulator transcription factor — translation MRLLLVEDDARIAQPTASALREAGYDVTWAQTGPGGLEQAALGDFPLVVLDVMLPGMDGFAVARELRDTGVDSAILFLTARGELTDRVEGLDLGGDAYLVKPFAMPELLATLRALSRRERGQGAPRVGFGAGRGLLDTVARTVAWDGQEVAVTGREYALLETLALAPERWFSREDLIDRVWGPSFGGEARIVDVYVRYVRRKLSPDAISSERGRGYRVAR, via the coding sequence ATGAGACTGCTGCTGGTGGAGGACGACGCCCGCATCGCGCAGCCCACCGCCAGCGCGCTGCGCGAGGCCGGATACGACGTCACCTGGGCGCAGACGGGCCCCGGGGGCCTGGAACAGGCCGCGCTGGGTGACTTTCCGCTGGTGGTGCTGGACGTGATGCTGCCCGGCATGGACGGCTTTGCGGTGGCGCGCGAACTGCGCGATACGGGCGTGGACTCGGCCATTCTGTTTCTGACCGCGCGCGGCGAACTGACCGACCGGGTGGAGGGCCTGGACCTGGGCGGCGACGCCTACCTCGTCAAGCCGTTTGCCATGCCCGAGTTGCTGGCCACCCTGCGGGCCCTGTCGCGCCGGGAGCGGGGGCAGGGCGCGCCGCGCGTGGGCTTTGGCGCCGGGCGGGGCCTGCTGGACACGGTGGCCCGCACCGTGGCCTGGGACGGGCAGGAGGTGGCCGTCACCGGGCGCGAATACGCCCTGCTGGAAACGCTGGCCCTGGCCCCGGAGCGCTGGTTTTCCCGTGAAGACCTGATTGACCGGGTGTGGGGCCCCAGCTTTGGGGGCGAGGCCCGGATTGTGGACGTTTATGTGCGCTACGTGCGGCGCAAGCTCTCACCGGACGCCATCAGCTCTGAGCGGGGGCGGGGCTACCGTGTGGCGCGTTAG
- a CDS encoding nucleotidyltransferase family protein, with protein MNSQNGAHWSAVVLGGGDPGDPFAAAHGVKVKPLIPVAGVTMAERVLRALRDSGEVARVAYVGPTTPALDALIDERVTDHGTLLSNLDAGVEALRAAGLRPGERVLVVTADIPLLTAAQVRDVLHAAPGDAALVYPVVRRDACEAAFPGVKRTYARLKDGVFTGGNLFLLDPALIGQFLPRLREVLAARKAPLRLAALIGPGILLRLVTGRLSVAQLEARVSGLLGVTARALVTPHAAVGTDVDKDSDLELVERHLNLPA; from the coding sequence ATGAACAGCCAGAACGGAGCGCACTGGAGCGCGGTGGTGCTGGGCGGCGGCGATCCCGGCGATCCCTTTGCCGCCGCGCACGGCGTGAAGGTCAAACCACTGATTCCGGTGGCTGGCGTGACCATGGCCGAGCGGGTGCTGCGCGCCCTGCGGGACAGCGGCGAGGTGGCGCGGGTGGCCTACGTGGGCCCCACCACCCCGGCCCTGGACGCCCTGATTGACGAGCGCGTGACCGACCACGGCACCCTGCTGAGCAACCTGGACGCGGGGGTGGAGGCGCTGCGGGCGGCTGGACTGCGGCCCGGGGAACGGGTGCTGGTGGTCACGGCCGACATTCCGCTGCTCACCGCCGCTCAGGTGCGCGACGTGCTGCACGCGGCCCCGGGAGACGCCGCGCTGGTGTATCCCGTGGTGCGCCGCGACGCCTGCGAGGCGGCCTTTCCCGGCGTGAAACGCACCTACGCCCGCCTGAAAGACGGGGTGTTCACGGGCGGCAACCTGTTCCTGCTGGACCCGGCGCTGATCGGGCAGTTTCTGCCCCGGCTGCGCGAGGTGCTGGCTGCCCGCAAGGCCCCGCTGCGGCTGGCGGCCCTGATTGGGCCCGGCATTCTGCTGCGGCTGGTTACCGGGCGCCTGAGTGTGGCGCAGCTGGAAGCCCGGGTCTCGGGGCTGCTGGGGGTCACGGCCCGCGCGCTGGTCACGCCGCACGCGGCGGTGGGCACCGATGTGGACAAGGACAGCGACCTGGAACTGGTGGAGCGCCACCTGAACCTGCCAGCCTGA
- the rplU gene encoding 50S ribosomal protein L21: MFAIIQTGGKQYRVQEGDVIRVESLKGEAGDKLDLTPLFVGGEQVTFGDAAGKFTVSAEVVEHGRGAKIYVRKYKSGIQYRRRTGHRQDYTAIKILGIKG; encoded by the coding sequence ATGTTTGCAATCATTCAGACGGGCGGGAAGCAGTACCGCGTGCAGGAAGGCGACGTGATCCGCGTCGAGAGCCTGAAGGGCGAGGCCGGCGACAAGCTGGACCTGACCCCCCTCTTCGTGGGCGGCGAGCAGGTCACCTTCGGGGACGCGGCCGGCAAGTTCACGGTCAGCGCCGAAGTGGTGGAGCACGGCCGTGGCGCCAAGATCTACGTGCGCAAGTACAAGAGCGGCATTCAGTACCGCCGCCGCACGGGCCACCGTCAGGACTACACCGCCATCAAGATTCTGGGCATCAAAGGCTGA
- the obgE gene encoding GTPase ObgE — protein MAFRDVLKIEVAAGNGGDGSMSFHRAKFMEKGGPDGGHGGRGGSVILRAIEGVESLERLVGKRKFKAPNGAYGEGRLRQGSDGEDIYIDVPVGTTAFDEDSGRVIADLVRVGEEKVIARGGSGGRGNSTFASSTRQAPRFAELGTPGQKRRVRLELRLIADVGLVGYPNAGKSSLLAALSRANPAIADYPFTTLSPILGVVDRLDGHGQPLDERFTLADIPGIIEGASEGKGLGLEFLRHISRTRVLVYVLDVTRDPVGELRQLQAELQAYDPTLLEQVALVALNKVELTDEDLAAMVEDELAQFGLPVIRVSAKAGHGLPELREALFQMLPDRELWAQSHALDIELDTVAEEPLRVVFREDPPARGVGIVSTGQPERVWEIHGGSFEARIVRFSRYMDEASEYLGGVFKRQGLYNALKRAGAREGDTVEIGTFRFEYFDDEEGRQG, from the coding sequence GTGGCGTTCCGTGATGTTCTGAAAATTGAGGTGGCCGCTGGCAACGGTGGGGACGGCAGCATGTCCTTTCACCGCGCCAAGTTTATGGAAAAGGGCGGCCCGGACGGCGGGCACGGGGGCCGGGGCGGCAGCGTGATCCTGCGCGCCATTGAGGGCGTGGAAAGCCTGGAGCGGCTGGTGGGCAAGCGCAAGTTCAAGGCCCCCAACGGCGCCTACGGCGAGGGCCGCCTGCGCCAGGGATCCGACGGCGAAGACATCTACATTGACGTGCCGGTGGGCACCACCGCCTTCGACGAGGACTCGGGCCGCGTGATCGCCGACCTCGTGCGGGTGGGCGAGGAAAAGGTGATTGCGCGCGGCGGCTCTGGCGGGCGCGGCAACAGCACCTTTGCCAGCAGCACCCGGCAGGCCCCCCGCTTTGCCGAACTGGGCACGCCCGGCCAGAAGCGCCGCGTGCGCCTGGAACTGCGCCTGATTGCCGATGTGGGGCTGGTGGGCTACCCCAACGCGGGCAAGAGCAGTCTGCTAGCAGCCCTCTCGCGGGCAAATCCGGCGATTGCCGATTACCCGTTTACCACCCTCTCCCCCATTCTGGGCGTGGTGGACCGTCTGGACGGCCACGGCCAGCCGCTGGACGAGCGCTTCACCCTGGCCGACATCCCCGGCATTATCGAGGGCGCCAGCGAGGGCAAGGGCCTGGGCCTGGAGTTCCTGCGGCACATCAGCCGCACGCGGGTACTGGTATACGTGCTGGACGTGACCCGCGACCCGGTGGGCGAACTGCGCCAGCTGCAGGCCGAGTTGCAGGCCTATGACCCCACCCTGCTGGAGCAGGTGGCCCTGGTGGCCCTGAACAAGGTGGAGCTGACCGACGAGGACCTCGCCGCCATGGTAGAGGACGAACTGGCCCAGTTTGGCCTGCCGGTGATCCGGGTGAGCGCCAAGGCAGGCCATGGTCTGCCCGAACTGCGCGAGGCCCTGTTTCAGATGCTGCCTGACCGCGAGCTGTGGGCCCAGAGCCACGCGCTGGACATTGAACTGGACACGGTGGCCGAGGAGCCGCTGCGCGTGGTCTTCCGCGAGGACCCCCCGGCGCGCGGCGTGGGCATTGTCAGCACCGGCCAGCCCGAACGCGTCTGGGAGATTCACGGCGGCAGCTTCGAGGCGCGGATCGTGCGGTTCTCGCGGTACATGGACGAGGCGTCTGAGTATCTGGGTGGGGTGTTCAAACGCCAGGGCCTGTACAACGCCCTGAAACGTGCCGGGGCCCGCGAGGGCGATACGGTGGAAATCGGCACCTTCCGCTTCGAATACTTTGACGACGAGGAAGGGCGGCAGGGGTAA
- a CDS encoding sensor histidine kinase: MRLKPGRLTLRARLALWAALATGLAVALVAGGLYVAVNGFLRQAQAQRLNSAVEAVQGRVEGLLRPQRTGPGDGPEELLSSLLGVATISQADLERVAREVDGQGLALRVVALQGGELRAVGTTAFPPGVALTLAPGLHGGADGAALLLVRPLRGNALLQIALDTRALSEAQRAFGRALTLLLPLALGLSLLLGWLVAGRLLRPVRALETAARAVGAGGDLRRPLPGAGEGDELARLALTLQGAFARLAEARDREQGFLRAAAHDLRSPLAALTARVEGTLARDRDAQRYRADLKEIGTDITRLSTLANHLLLLARDPAAVQRAPVPLRELAAEAVDRAREQDPLADVDLHAPQAVTVPGDRVLLGQAIWNLTTNAVRHAPGAAVTVGIEATPQGAVVTVSDDGPGVDAAVLARLGEAFYRPDASRTRDTGGHGLGLALARQVASLHGGTLTLRSAPGQGFTAQLHLPAVPGAGLLP, translated from the coding sequence ATGCGCCTGAAGCCGGGCCGCCTGACCCTGCGTGCCCGGCTGGCCCTGTGGGCGGCGCTGGCCACCGGGCTGGCCGTGGCCCTGGTGGCGGGGGGCCTGTACGTGGCGGTGAACGGCTTTCTGCGTCAGGCCCAGGCGCAGCGCCTGAACAGCGCCGTGGAAGCTGTGCAGGGCCGGGTGGAAGGGCTGCTGCGCCCCCAGCGCACCGGGCCCGGCGACGGGCCAGAAGAGCTGCTGTCCTCGCTGCTGGGAGTGGCCACGATCTCGCAGGCCGACCTGGAGCGCGTGGCCCGCGAGGTGGACGGGCAGGGGCTGGCCCTGCGGGTGGTGGCGCTGCAAGGCGGCGAGCTGCGCGCGGTGGGCACTACCGCCTTTCCGCCAGGGGTGGCCCTGACCCTGGCCCCGGGCCTGCACGGGGGCGCGGACGGCGCGGCTCTGCTGCTGGTGCGGCCCCTGCGCGGCAACGCCCTGCTGCAGATTGCCCTGGACACCCGCGCCCTGAGTGAAGCCCAGCGGGCCTTTGGCCGGGCGCTGACCCTGCTGCTCCCGCTGGCCCTGGGCCTGTCGCTGCTGCTGGGCTGGCTGGTGGCCGGGCGGCTGCTGCGCCCGGTGCGCGCCCTGGAAACGGCGGCGCGCGCGGTGGGCGCGGGCGGTGATCTGCGCCGCCCCCTGCCCGGCGCCGGCGAGGGCGACGAACTGGCGCGGCTGGCTCTGACCCTGCAGGGCGCCTTTGCCCGGCTGGCCGAGGCCCGTGACCGCGAGCAGGGCTTTCTTCGCGCCGCCGCCCACGACCTGCGCTCGCCGCTGGCCGCGCTGACGGCCCGCGTGGAGGGCACGCTGGCCCGCGACCGCGACGCCCAGCGCTACCGCGCCGACCTCAAGGAAATCGGCACCGACATCACGCGGCTGTCCACCCTGGCCAACCACCTGCTGCTGCTGGCCCGCGACCCGGCCGCCGTGCAGCGCGCGCCCGTGCCGCTGCGGGAGCTGGCCGCCGAGGCTGTGGACCGCGCCCGCGAACAGGACCCCCTGGCCGACGTGGACCTGCATGCCCCCCAGGCGGTCACGGTGCCCGGGGACCGGGTGCTGCTGGGGCAGGCCATCTGGAACCTCACCACCAATGCGGTGCGCCACGCGCCGGGCGCGGCGGTAACGGTGGGGATAGAGGCGACCCCGCAGGGCGCCGTGGTGACCGTCAGCGACGACGGTCCGGGGGTGGACGCGGCCGTCCTGGCGCGGCTGGGCGAAGCTTTTTACCGCCCGGACGCCAGCCGCACCCGGGACACAGGCGGGCACGGCCTGGGGCTGGCGCTGGCGCGGCAGGTGGCAAGCCTGCACGGCGGCACCCTGACCCTGCGCAGCGCTCCAGGGCAGGGGTTTACCGCGCAGCTGCACCTGCCTGCGGTCCCCGGGGCCGGTCTGCTACCCTGA
- a CDS encoding magnesium transporter CorA family protein produces MLTYYRSVGGKLTTLDHYVDGCWINAADPSPEELARVSRDTGLDLDYLSYPLDPDERSRFEREDGHLLIIMQTSYRLAEDSDIPYDTVPLGILHTDHCLVTVCALPENPVVKDVLSGLVRRVSTVKKNRLTLQLFLRNAQRFLIDVRQINKRVDTIEDKLENSQQNRELLNLLKLEKSLVYFLTGLKANEAMMERVKRDRIFEMYEEDSDLLDDVLIENLQAIEMASIASNILTSMAGAFASVISNNVNQVVKVLTVTTILVAIPTLVTSIFGMNVPIPFAENPNGIWIVLALAVALAGTLAGIFYRLRVL; encoded by the coding sequence ATGCTGACGTACTACCGCAGCGTCGGCGGAAAGCTCACCACGCTGGACCATTACGTGGACGGCTGCTGGATCAACGCCGCCGATCCCAGCCCGGAAGAACTGGCCCGGGTCAGCCGGGACACCGGCCTGGACCTGGATTACCTGAGTTATCCCCTGGACCCGGATGAACGCTCCCGCTTCGAGCGCGAGGACGGGCACCTGCTGATCATCATGCAGACGAGCTACCGACTGGCCGAGGACAGCGATATTCCCTACGACACGGTGCCGCTGGGGATTCTGCACACCGACCACTGTCTGGTAACGGTGTGCGCGCTGCCGGAAAATCCGGTGGTCAAGGACGTGCTCAGCGGGCTGGTGCGCCGGGTGAGCACCGTCAAGAAAAACCGCCTGACGCTGCAGCTGTTCCTGCGCAACGCCCAGCGCTTTCTGATTGACGTGCGGCAGATCAACAAGCGCGTGGACACGATTGAGGACAAGCTGGAGAACAGCCAGCAGAACCGCGAACTGCTGAACCTGCTGAAGCTGGAAAAGAGCCTTGTGTACTTCCTGACCGGCCTGAAAGCCAACGAGGCCATGATGGAGCGGGTCAAGCGTGACCGCATTTTCGAGATGTACGAGGAAGACAGCGATCTGCTGGACGACGTGCTCATCGAGAACCTGCAGGCCATCGAAATGGCCAGTATCGCCAGTAACATTCTGACCAGCATGGCAGGCGCCTTTGCCAGCGTCATTTCCAACAACGTCAATCAGGTGGTCAAGGTGCTGACCGTGACGACCATTCTGGTGGCCATTCCTACCCTGGTCACCAGCATTTTTGGCATGAACGTGCCCATTCCCTTCGCCGAGAACCCCAACGGCATCTGGATTGTGCTGGCGCTGGCGGTGGCCCTGGCCGGCACCCTGGCGGGGATCTTCTACCGCCTGCGCGTGCTGTAA
- a CDS encoding ferredoxin, giving the protein MPHVIVSPCIGVKDQACTEVCPVECIYDGGDQFVIHPDECIDCGACVPACPVSAIFPEEDVPGGEEDFIVKNRVHFGL; this is encoded by the coding sequence ATGCCTCACGTGATCGTTAGCCCCTGCATCGGTGTCAAGGACCAGGCTTGCACCGAGGTCTGCCCGGTGGAATGCATTTATGACGGGGGAGACCAGTTTGTCATTCACCCCGACGAGTGCATTGACTGCGGTGCGTGCGTGCCTGCCTGCCCGGTCAGCGCCATCTTCCCCGAGGAGGACGTGCCCGGCGGCGAGGAAGACTTCATCGTGAAAAACCGCGTTCACTTCGGCCTGTAA
- the rpmA gene encoding 50S ribosomal protein L27: protein MAHKKGVGSSKNGRDSNPKYLGVKKFGGEQVLAGNILVRQRGTKFKAGPNVGMGRDHTLFALESGKVVFTNRGAKGRFISVEVPVATAAD, encoded by the coding sequence ATGGCACACAAGAAAGGCGTAGGCTCGTCCAAGAACGGCCGTGACAGCAATCCCAAGTATCTGGGCGTGAAGAAGTTCGGCGGCGAGCAGGTGCTGGCCGGCAACATCCTCGTGCGTCAGCGCGGCACCAAGTTCAAGGCCGGCCCCAACGTGGGCATGGGCCGTGACCACACCCTGTTCGCCCTGGAAAGCGGCAAGGTCGTGTTCACCAACCGTGGCGCCAAGGGCCGCTTCATCTCTGTTGAAGTGCCTGTCGCAACCGCTGCTGACTGA
- a CDS encoding DUF1232 domain-containing protein, with the protein MITRIRAVWRDALALLFALGDRQTPVGARLLALAALAYALLPLDLLPDLTPLLGVADDALVVPGLLALAARTLPAPVYQAAQGRSLALQRRLPWLIPGVALGTLALVGLLGWALWQAIR; encoded by the coding sequence GTGATCACCCGGATTCGTGCCGTGTGGCGTGACGCCCTGGCCCTGCTGTTTGCCCTGGGGGACCGTCAGACCCCGGTGGGCGCCCGGCTGCTGGCGCTGGCGGCGCTGGCCTACGCCCTGCTGCCCCTGGACCTGCTGCCCGACCTGACCCCGCTGCTGGGGGTGGCGGATGACGCGCTGGTGGTGCCGGGACTGCTGGCGCTGGCGGCGCGCACCCTGCCCGCACCGGTTTACCAGGCGGCGCAGGGCCGCAGCCTGGCCCTGCAGCGGCGCCTGCCCTGGCTGATTCCGGGGGTGGCGCTGGGCACCCTGGCCCTGGTGGGCCTGCTGGGCTGGGCCCTGTGGCAGGCGATCAGGTAA